The window ACGACGGTGCTGGCGACGCTCGACGACCTGGGCCGCTGCCTCGCGACGACGCCCGTCGAGCGGCTGGTGTTCCTCAACGGCCATGGCGGCAACAGCGCGCTGCTGCAGGTCGCGAGCCGCGACATCCGGCTCGCGCACGGGCTGCGCACCTTCGTCATGCACCCGTCGCTGCCCCCCGACCACGGCGGGACGGCGCCCGCGTCCGAGCTGGGCATGGGCATCCACGCCGGGATCGAGGAGACGTCACTGATGCTGCACCTGCGCCCCGACCTGGTCCGGATGGACCTGGCCGAGCGCAGCGTGCCGGAGCACCTGGCCTCCTTCGAGCGGGTCGGCTGGGGCCGCCCGGTCTCGTTCGGCTGGCTGTCCGACGACTTCGGGACGAACGGCACCCTCGGCGACCCGGTCGGCGCCACGGCCGAGCACGGCAAGGAGCGCTACGAGGCGATGGTCGAGACCGCCGCCGCGTCGCTGCGTGAGATCGCCCGCTTCGACCCGAAGCACGCCCGGTGACGGCCGAGCTGTCGACGGCCGTGCGGCCGCTGGCCACACCTGGGTCGGCCGAGCTGCCGGCGCACGCGGACGTCGTCGTCATCGGCGGTGGGCACAACGGGCTGGCGTGCGCGGCGTACCTGGCGCGCGCCGGCCGGTCCGTCGTCGTCCTCGAGGCACGGGAGACGGCCGGCGGGTGTGCCTCGACGGTCGACGCGCTCGGTACCCGCGTCAACGTCTGTAACTGCGACCACACGATGATCCGCGCCAGCGGCATCGTCGAGGAGCTCGACCTGGCCTCCTATGGCCTGCGCTACCTGGACGTCGACCCGCTGGTCATCGGTGTCGGCTGGGGCGATGAGCCGGTGTTCGTCCAGTGGCGCTCGATCGAGCGCACCGTCGACGGCCTTGCCCGGATCGACCCGGCCGCGGCCACCGCCTACCGGCGCTACCTGGAGGTCGCGATCCCGGCGGCGAAGCTGGTGCTGGCCGTGCAGGGCGGCCGGCCGACGACGCCGTCGATCGTCGCCACCGTCGTCGCGCAGCAGCGGCTGCGCGGCTCCCGGGTGCTGCTGGACTGGCCGCGGCGCAGCCTGGTCGACGTGCTCACCTCGTTCGGCCTGCCGCCGTGGATGATCGCCTCGACGCACACCGTCGGTCCTGCGGTGTGGGGGCTGGGGCCGGACGCGCCGGGCACCGGACTCGGGGCGCTGGGGCTCGCGATCCGCCACCTCGTCGGCGTCGGCCGGCCGGTCGGTGGCAGTGGCGCGGTGCCCGCGGCGCTCGAGGCCTGCGCGCGCGCCCACGGCGGGCAGGTCGTCACCGGGGCGCGGGTGTCCGGGGTCGACATCGTGTCGGGGCGGGCCCGGGCGGTGCGGCTCGTCGACGGGCGGCGGATCACCGCCGGGGCCGTCGTGAACGCCACCGACCCCCACACCCTGCTCGTCGACTGGCTCGCCGGTGTCCCGGCCACACGCAGACTGCGGAAGCGCTGGGTCGAAAGGCCCGCGGCCGACGGTTACGAGTCGAAGGTGGACGCGGTCGTCACCGCCCTGCCGACGCCCCGCGCGGTCCTGGAGCTGCCCGAGGACGTGCTCCCGGCGGCGCTGCGCCACGTCCCGACGACGATCGTGAGCCCGACACCCGAGCAGCAGATCGCCGCCGCGGCGGCGCTGCCGACGGGCCTGGTCAGCGACCCGCCGATGTTCTTCCTCAACATCCCGTCCGTCCTGGACGAGACCATGCGGCCATCGCCGGCCGAAGGACGCGGGATGATGGCGGAGCCTCCCGCGTCCGGAGGCTCCTCAGGCGGCATGGCCGAAGGGCGCGGGATGATGGCGGAGCCTCCCGCGTCCGGAGGCTCCTCAGGCGGCATGGCCGAAGGGCGCGGGATGATGGCGGAGCCTCCCGCGTCCGGAGGCCCCTCGGCCGACCTGGCCGGAGGCCCCTGGGGAGGCACGGCGGCGCACGTGCTCAGCCTTGAGGTTCTGTGGACGCCGTGGGCGCGGCGGGGCGGCTGGGGCGACGCGGCGGTGCCATGGGGCTGGCTGGAGCGGTACGCCTCGATCTGCGGCGACGGGCCGGGCGTGCTGGCATCGGTGCGGGACTGGCGGGCGATGACGCCGCCCGACTACGAGCGCGAGTTCTTCCTGCGCCGTGGCTATGTCCCGTCGTTCCCGGACGGGGTCATGGCGGCCCTGCTGGGCCGGCACCGCGAGCTGTCCCGCTACCGCACGCCGATCGCCGGCCTCTACCTGACGGGCGGGGCCACCTTCCCGGGCGCCGGAGTCTGGGGTGCCTCCGGCCGCAACGCCGCGGCGACGGTCCTGGCCTCCGCCGGCCGCACCCGGCTGCCGCTGTAGCCGGCGAGGTCCGAACCCGGGCCGGCGCTCTCAGCTGAGCAGGGCGGCGGACGTGTGCTCGTCGACGGGGAGGTCTCCGGCCGCCGTCGCGGTGACCTCGATCGACTGAAGGGTGACGATGCCCCCCAGGATGTCGGCGAAGGCGGCGTCGGCGGCGTCCCGGCCGGTCGCGATGCGCACCAGGCTCGCCCGCGGGACCTTGCGGGTGGCGTCGTAGACCCGCCAGGCGCCGTCGATCCAGGCCTCGAAGACGGCGTGGAAGTCCATCGGGGTCAGCCCGGGCGCGTAGACGGCGGCGAAGCGGGCCGGTATCAGGAGCGCCCGGCAGAGCGTGATGCCCAGGTGGGCGAAGTCCCGGCAGACGCCCTGCCCGGTGAGCAGTGTGTCCTCGGCGGAGTCGTGGACGGCGCTGGAGCCGGGCACGTAGCCGATGCGGTGATGGATCCAGGCGGCGATCGCGTCGGCTCGGGGCCGCCCCGGCGGTAGGCCGCCGAACTCGGCGACCGCGAAACCGACGACGTGATCCGACGGGCAGTAGCGGCTCGGCCAGAGGTAGGTCAGCTGTTCCATGGTGAGTCCGCCGGCGTCGGGGGCATCGGTCGTTATGTCCCTGTGGGAGTCGGTCGGCGCCTGCTCGAGCTCCGCCCAGTAGGAGATGGTCAGCAGGCCTCGGGGGGGATGCAGCAGATGAATCCGGCCGCCGTGCGGGGCGGCGAGTTCGGTCGGCTCGGCGACGGGGGACTCGCCCGTCGTCGCCACGGTCAGCCGTTCGACGAGCACCCGCGGCCCTCGGGCGGCGGCGATCGACAACGCGATGTCCGCGGGCTCCTCGACGTCGAACGCGAGCTCGACGCTGACCACCCGGCCCCGGCCGGTGGCGGCCGGTCGGGGCGGAGTCCCGTCGGGGACTCCTGTTTCCGTCGTCACGCGGCCGCCTC of the Pseudofrankia saprophytica genome contains:
- a CDS encoding phytoene desaturase family protein; this translates as MTAELSTAVRPLATPGSAELPAHADVVVIGGGHNGLACAAYLARAGRSVVVLEARETAGGCASTVDALGTRVNVCNCDHTMIRASGIVEELDLASYGLRYLDVDPLVIGVGWGDEPVFVQWRSIERTVDGLARIDPAAATAYRRYLEVAIPAAKLVLAVQGGRPTTPSIVATVVAQQRLRGSRVLLDWPRRSLVDVLTSFGLPPWMIASTHTVGPAVWGLGPDAPGTGLGALGLAIRHLVGVGRPVGGSGAVPAALEACARAHGGQVVTGARVSGVDIVSGRARAVRLVDGRRITAGAVVNATDPHTLLVDWLAGVPATRRLRKRWVERPAADGYESKVDAVVTALPTPRAVLELPEDVLPAALRHVPTTIVSPTPEQQIAAAAALPTGLVSDPPMFFLNIPSVLDETMRPSPAEGRGMMAEPPASGGSSGGMAEGRGMMAEPPASGGSSGGMAEGRGMMAEPPASGGPSADLAGGPWGGTAAHVLSLEVLWTPWARRGGWGDAAVPWGWLERYASICGDGPGVLASVRDWRAMTPPDYEREFFLRRGYVPSFPDGVMAALLGRHRELSRYRTPIAGLYLTGGATFPGAGVWGASGRNAAATVLASAGRTRLPL
- a CDS encoding creatininase family protein, encoding MTRIFADLRAPEIADLSPGAVAVLPIGSVEQHGPHLPLSTDLVVADTLARDVVAAHGDEIDLLLLPTLAYSKSNEHAWSAGTMWLSATTVLATLDDLGRCLATTPVERLVFLNGHGGNSALLQVASRDIRLAHGLRTFVMHPSLPPDHGGTAPASELGMGIHAGIEETSLMLHLRPDLVRMDLAERSVPEHLASFERVGWGRPVSFGWLSDDFGTNGTLGDPVGATAEHGKERYEAMVETAAASLREIARFDPKHAR
- a CDS encoding transglutaminase-like domain-containing protein produces the protein MTTETGVPDGTPPRPAATGRGRVVSVELAFDVEEPADIALSIAAARGPRVLVERLTVATTGESPVAEPTELAAPHGGRIHLLHPPRGLLTISYWAELEQAPTDSHRDITTDAPDAGGLTMEQLTYLWPSRYCPSDHVVGFAVAEFGGLPPGRPRADAIAAWIHHRIGYVPGSSAVHDSAEDTLLTGQGVCRDFAHLGITLCRALLIPARFAAVYAPGLTPMDFHAVFEAWIDGAWRVYDATRKVPRASLVRIATGRDAADAAFADILGGIVTLQSIEVTATAAGDLPVDEHTSAALLS